From the genome of Pseudophryne corroboree isolate aPseCor3 chromosome 9, aPseCor3.hap2, whole genome shotgun sequence:
atgccacactaaaggggggtacacacggagagatccgtgcttaaaatctaagcaatcttgctagattgcttagattttaagcacggatctgccgtgtgtatgccctccagcgatagcgatgcgcggccccgcgcatcgctatcgccgatgctagattgagctgcatgcaggctcaatctagcgggtcgctcacttcaccgttgtgtgaagtgagcggccccccgtcggctttccccctcgctcagcacatcgcgctgtgctgagcggggtgagagatgtgtgctgagcggtctgtgttaagatcgttcagcacacatctctcccgtgagtaccccccttaaggctatccagctcagccagtccagaggcaccacacctcacacctccattaccccaatctgggtctaagattaaccagcaaggagccacatgataatggctccttactacaatatgtctaagctaagagctacctaccattggagcaaccccataatgctccctgtggcatgtcagggcctgcacctcctcctagtgcaggaacctctctgcctctcacaacaaacatatatattggtagatgctcaattagcttaatgatatcattcaggtgctcgaaagggaggggtatttctaagcaagaaaaaaaagatctctgaattctgttatcatgtggaatttatatctggttacggttatgattcagggtgctgggggaaacaaatgcctttttttcttgctgagaaatacccctccctttcgagcacctgaatgatatcactaagctaattgagcatctaccaatatatacgtgtgtccaggtgtttgcagggcgggtgtctgacgtcaattctgggccagaagtgatcgcagcggtttagtaagttctgagctacttagaaactgcacaaaacttttttgtaccgctcgggtgcacatgcgttcgcacacttgcaatgcaaacatacactcccctatatgcggcgactgtttgcagcgctgcataaaatagcgagcgatcaactcggaatgaccccctttgtccgctCTACTATAAAGACATATAAAACAACTTGGCTGCATTTCACTTTGGTTTTCAAAATATATTTAGCGTTGATTCTGGTTTTAACACAGTATTTTTAAATTGGTGCATCATGGAAAAAACGAATACCGTTTAAGTAAGCAGGaaaaaatgtttggaaaccacCAGAGTGTAAACATTCTAATGTGAATGCAGAATTCTCACAGGGACCTCTTGTGGTCAGTCGACAAACTGCACCACTTTAACTACTGTATGCGGCAATATTACATTAAATATAATAACATTGGGATTCTATTATCTCTTCAACTCAAACTCATGACAGATACCTCATGTTAAAATAATACTTAAGAATTATGTACGTTCAGAAGAGCAGATGAGATGCCGTCTGTGTCATCGCATTAGTAGAATTGGGAGAAATGACGGAACACTTCAAATCTACAAGAAATCCTCAGCTGCATCAGTGGTTTTATTAGAGCAACAATTTGATATTCAGTATTTGTCTAGAAATGATAGATCCCAATATCTGCAGTGTATGCATTTAGCAAAAACACCGACCAACTGTGTCGTCTCTGGTGACAGGTGGAAAATGCCGTGAAATACGCGTTCGAAGTTGGCTACCGTCATGTGGACTGTTCCTTGGTGTACCAAAATGAAGCTGCAGTGGGAGAAGGGATCAAAGCAGGTCTCGCATGTACCAAGGTAAAACATCTAGTGTACATCAATCATAGAATTGGTTATACTCAATTATACAGCTAGTGTGActcgggagtatatttactaaagatcggTATTTGTGTGTGTTGGTATTGCCGTGTTAAATCCGGACCTCAAAGCCGGATTTGAGGGCCAGCAATAACAGTTACTTgctcttactttattcccaaatcaaAATCAGGCTCTTTGTTGGGCCAACGGTTCCCCTAATACAGATTGAATTCTGCTGGGCATGGAATTTACTGTTAGTATGTTTCGTGGGGCATATTAGCCCAAATACGATGAGCAGGAAGGATCCATGGTTTTGTGCTGTTGTCTCCTTATCCTGAAACTACCACCTACATGGTGCAATTGAAAAAGTGAGTTGGCAGACCACGGCGATTATGTAACTGCCCGCGAGCTGCAGGCTGTGTGGGAATTCCGGGGAgcctgcccgtatttttaaagcgtcaatcatttaaaaaggcaaaaccaggttgattttgccttttaaatgattgctttaAAAATATGGCTAGACATGGCGGAATTCCCGCACAGCCTGAGCTCGCAGGAAATTACGTACGTAAGCCCCAACATCACCCATTTCCAATCATTTACTGTTAAATTCCTGTGTTCCGGAGCAAACTGAAGGCGCTTCACCCAGTAGGTAGCAATGGCGTTTGTACAGGCCGTCTCCTTCTGTAGCCCATACAATGTAATGAGCGGTGTACTGTTCACAGAGAGGCCATCTGAATTGGCCCTTGACTCAGATGATGTGTAATTTGATGTACTGTTGCCTGTCTCTGGGATTAGACAGGTCTGCCCACTCTCCGTTTGGCTGAAGCATTTATGACCATGGACCTTGTGCTCAGacctaggggctcatttatcagcgagtgataaaactcgttgtgagtgataaaacttgatgcgcatgataaatggtgctttagccaatcagctcctaactgtcatgtgttcagctcctgacaGTCATGTGTATGAAAAAGGACGGATGGGGGCTGtttgactggagcaccatttattatatgcaacaagttttagcattcacaatgagttttatcactagtTGATAAATCAACCccataggggtagatgtattaagcctggagatgtgataagtgcaaagtgataatacaccagccaatcagctccaatatgtaaattgacagttaggagctggctgacTGGTGCCTTATCAACTtgtacttatcacttctccaggcttaatacatttgccctatAGTGTTTTGACTGCTGGTCCACTCTGTGTAACACTTTACCAACTGCCATTTGTCTAatgctcacacagctgctgcgggcgCCAACATTCCCTCTACAAGGTCCATCAGATTGCGTTCTTTCCCCATTATTTCATGAGTGCATTGTCACCTGACGATTATAATAATTTGGCCACTTAATGTATTTATTGTAGTTGTTGGTACTGTATTTTGTGTAAGTCCCAATACTAATGATGGGAGCAGACCTAAGGAAAGTGGGGGACAGGCTTCCCCACACAGATGTTACTATACAAAGTCAGATTCTCCCATTCCCTAGTGTCTGCTCACTAACCTTCTCCTAAACATTGCACTGCTCACATAAGAGACCTGCCAGGAGTGCCTGACGCAGGCTGGGAGGGTATGATGGGAGTTATAGTTCAGTTGGAGATATACAACTAACCAGGAACTCATTTGCGAGATAAGGAAAGTATGGTACACGTATGGGTACTAGTTATCTCACTCTGATTTCCCAATCCATAGCTTCACCTTGTACGGTAGATCTCTCCTGCGGTCCCAGAACATGTATTACATGGCAGTGTTATATTTAATACCTTATCCTGGCTTTATATGCAGGGTTTAAAACGAGAAGATATATTTGTCACCTCTAAACTGTGGAATACCAAACACCACCCTGATGATGTGGAAGACTCCTTGAGGAACACACTGAAAGACCTCAAGCTGGACTATCTGGACCTGTATCTTATGCACTTTCCGATTGCATTCACGTGAGTTGAGCTTGGGAGTCGTCTTTACAATGGTCTGctaaggtctgtcctgtctccagCATGGAGCCTAGCAGGGAGGAAAAGtaagccgcacacactgcactcttgTAGATGTGCCACTGATTCTGGAAGAGCCTGTACAAGGCCAGGGTGGACCTGGATGGGTTTTACTAGTAattatacaatacaataagaaagctAGCTCTCTGCTCTTTACCAGACCGGTGAATGACAAAATCTTTACATTGGGCAGTGAAGTATAACTCTTGAGAGTATAGGTTTAGGACGAAAGCTGGTGGCATTTGTGGAGGATCAGAAAATAGTGCCAGCCAATGGAAAACATTTGTGCAGAGCTAAGGCGCACATAATTTGAAACAGTGTTTTTGGCTGCACAGGCGGGCGCACACTGGAATTCGTGTCCTTGACCCCCAGTTAAGTTCGACGGTACCAGTCAGACCCCCAGCTGCAtttgaggtagagatgagcgggtcgtgTTCTCTGAGAACCGGAACCCACCTGAACATAGCATTTCGAGctgggatctgagtccggctctggttttcccgcctgattcggatcccaaaacgaggcaaaatgtcatcctcccgctgtcggattctcacgggttttggattataTAAAGGTCTCCAGTGATCGAGTCATCTTCATTCCAGCTGTGGAGCTTGTATTGCACAGACATGTCCATGTTATGtctgtccaggggtgctatgtTGTACATCcgggggctgctgtgtctgtccaggggtgttctgtccatctaggggtgctctgtcagcccaTCAAGGAGCTTCTGTGTCTtccaggggtactctgtccatctaggggtgctctgtctgtccatccagaggctctgccccagtgtaaaaaaaataaagctaaagatataaaaaatatatataaaattgtgctataccccaatgtactatactattattttttatGACATGGCCAGTCAGAACGCCGTGTaataatcatacacgtattgtgacactgtaggtgtggGTGGtaaagcccaaggacaattccatcttgaaccacttttcatttctgcactgcggtgtggcaatgtttcacagatgtgctataaactgctgtgtgtttgtgccgctgctctgtcgcctaGTAGCCAGCCAGGTCGCAGCAGCCTTTGCCCAAAATGGataaaaacaataatgtgagctatgaggtggtcaatattgagtggaaatgactggaaattaatgttatggaggttaataatataggaacaaaaacaggctcaaattctgcgattttagctgtgtttataattaaaaaaaaaaaaacattcaaaaccaaaacactgaagggtttttttggcaaaaccaaatacagatccaagacacaaaggagatacagaccaaaaaccaaaacactgggtcggcgcacatctctagtttgaggGTACAAGTCACACTGTTGAGCAAAATGTTGTGTTGGCAGTGAAGTTGCGGTGTGTGTGACCAGTGTAAGTGGGATCTGGTGAGATGCACATACAGCTGAAGCCATTTCTCTGTTACAGGAGAACAGATACCATCTTCCCAATAAACCCAGATGCGACACTGCAGTATGAGTATACGGACTACAAGGATACATGGAGAGTCATGGAGAAGATGGTAGAGAAGGGGCTGACCAAGTCCATTGGTCTGGCCAACTTTAACAGAAGACAAATTGATGATATCCTCAGCATCGCCAAAATAAAGCCGGTTGTACTGCAGGTAGGAATCTCTCTGACCTCTGCTACAATGCATGTACCTGTCTCATACATGACGTCTCTGGATCCGCGGCTGACACAGGGGTCCATTCCCCATAGCTGATGCATAAGAGCTCTTGGTCATCCCATGGCAGAGGTGTGGATGTTGCTGCCTCTGGTCCTCATTGTGGCAATTCGTAACAGTTTTGTACTAGGAAAGAGCGACAGAGATCACCAGGGTCACACTGTAGGACTTCTCCCAGTGGGGTTTTTAAgaaataaatcattttttttttcacttttagaTGACTttgcgggagatgtatcaagccttctaaagagcgggcatgttgcccatagcaaccatccaGCTCCTACCTATTCCcttcacttgtccacttctccactctttagaaggcttgattcaGCTCCAACTTTATCTTTCGACACACATCATCCTGCAAATTTTACCTATCACATTGCTTTACCTTTCTAGTTTCCATCTGTGATTTTCAGCCCTGTCGTTATATCAGACAGAGTTGTTTTCTGCAATTGTGCTGGGCTAGATGCAAATGCCATCTCTAGATACAGCTGTATACAATGTGGAGAATGCTGTAGAGTGGTGTCTTATCCAATGCCTAGCGTCatattctagagcagtggttctcacactcggtcctcaggaccccaaacagttcacattttacaggtcccccggcaggtgcactgtgtatcaccaactgtcacattttaaaaagccACAGATGACCTGCAAAACAGGACTTGTGTggagtcttgaggaccgagtttgagaacctgtgttctagagcaACAAGAATAAACAACCCTGTCTGATGATATAAATACATGGCTCCAAAACACAGATAAAAGCCAGAAAGCTAAAGCAATGTATTTCATAACATTTGCACATAGATACATACTAGACAATATGGAAAGATGAACACACTTTTATTTTTCAATAAATCTGGTTATGTTACAGTGTAAATGTATCGTAACGTTAGTGGAGATGTTCCCTGGAATGTTTTTGCTGTAAACATGTGACCTAGAAATGATGGATAATTCTGTGGTTACTACATTTGTGTGGAACATTACCAGCACTTGGGTCTACTGAACATTTGGAGGTATTTTATTAACCCCCCGGGCAGCTGGAGGCAAATGGCGATTTTCTTGAAGGGATTTGTTTTACTTGTCCCTTATATAACTTTGTGTCTTGCATATATGGATCTAGTGTCATTTTCTATTAATTCACTTAAATTCAATAGAGATCTGCGGAGCAGGGTAATGTGCGCTGCAATATCAGTATTTGGCCCAATATCGCAGAACGCGGCCCATAGGGAAATAATATGATTGTTTTATTGTAGCTGGTATAATGCATAGACATCTCTTGCAGGTGGAGTGCCACCCATACCTGGCTCAGAACGAGCTGATTGCTCACTGTCATGCCAAAGGGCTCGTTGTCACTGCGTACAGTCCGCTGGTTTCTCCAGCCCGAACTTGGAAAAAGCCAGGGGAACCTGATTTGCTGGAGGATCCATGCATTGTGGGGCTTGCCAAAAAATATGGCAAATCGCCAGCCCAGATCGTTCTCAGGTACATGTATAATCCCTGTCCTGGCAGGTAGCCATGTGCTCCTGTCACCGTCGTGACCACTGATCTGTGACCACATGAtgatacaactgggggcattatttgaaaAGTGTTCTAAATTACAGTTAGCTCTGACCAATATCAGCCAACCAGGCTTTTGATCTCAATGTCCAATTTCTGACAGAGTCTGGGCGCAGCACCACTTATTCCACACAATTACCTGTAGAGTTGGTTTCATACATTTCTAAGGTAGTTTTaacttgatttatatatatatatatatatatatatatatatatccaacagaCAGGACAGCACTCATgacatcaataaaaaaaaaaaaatagtaatggTGCAGGGTCCAGAAACaagatacaaaaacactcacttttATGAAAAAGAGTACAAGAACCAGCAATCACGGTTAAAAGGGGATGTTTTATAAAAATAACATCAGTGTATAGTCCATACAGATTCCatacatcagatatatatatatatatatatatatatataaaatcagtcacGTGCGTTGAGGGAAATGGCTGGGGAGGAGatagctagtaccagagccacatctacatacaatatatgagcccaagtgtTCATGTAAACATtgcggggtcagtccgagttgatcgctagctgccgttgttcgctgcacagcgatcacttaaaaaaatagcaaaactgcgtatgcaccgcaatgcacacgcgcgtcatacgggtacaaagggcatcgttgttgtgcaatggttttactgaagaatccatttgctcagccgatcacaaggagattgacaggaagagggtgtttatgggtgtcaactgaccattttctgggagtgtttggaaaaacacaggcg
Proteins encoded in this window:
- the LOC134957456 gene encoding aldo-keto reductase family 1 member A1-like: MAKAVPCQTLNNGHKIPMVGLGTWQSLPGQVENAVKYAFEVGYRHVDCSLVYQNEAAVGEGIKAGLACTKGLKREDIFVTSKLWNTKHHPDDVEDSLRNTLKDLKLDYLDLYLMHFPIAFTRTDTIFPINPDATLQYEYTDYKDTWRVMEKMVEKGLTKSIGLANFNRRQIDDILSIAKIKPVVLQVECHPYLAQNELIAHCHAKGLVVTAYSPLVSPARTWKKPGEPDLLEDPCIVGLAKKYGKSPAQIVLRWQVQRKVVVIPKSVTPARILQNIQLFDFSLAEEDMKKIGALNTNTRYMVPEFSVDGKTVRMDPKYPYYPFNDPY